From the Manis javanica isolate MJ-LG chromosome 11, MJ_LKY, whole genome shotgun sequence genome, one window contains:
- the LOC108395368 gene encoding mas-related G-protein coupled receptor member F isoform X7, whose translation MAGNCSWDTHPTTRNKMCPGASEAPELYSRGFLTTEETTTLPPPVLTNYIFLLLCLCGLVGNGLVLWFFGFSIKRSPFSIYFLHLASADVGYLSNKAVFSVLNTGGFLGPFANYVRAVCRFLGLLTFVTSVSLLPAVSSERCLSVIFPTWYWHRRPKRLSAVVCTLLWTLSLLVTGIHNYFCVFLGRQASRLACRHMDTFLGILLFLVFCPLMVLPCLALVLHVECRARRRQRSAKLNHVILAMVSVFLVSSIYLGIDWFLFWVFQIPAPFPEYVTDLCICINSGAKPVIYFLAGRDKSQRLWEPLRVVFQRALRDGAELGEPGGGTPNTVTMEMQRPSGNAS comes from the exons ATGGCCGGGAACTGCTCCTGGGacacccaccccaccaccaggAACAAG ATGTGTCCCGGCGCCAGCGAGGCCCCGGAGCTCTACAGCCGTGGCTTCCTGACCACCGAGGAGACCACCACGCTGCCGCCGCCCGTGCTCACCAACTAcatcttcctgctcctctgcctgTGCGGCCTGGTGGGCAACGGGCTGGTCCTCTGGTTTTTCGGTTTCTCCATCAAGAGGAGTCCCTTCTCCATCTACTTTCTGCACCTGGCCAGCGCCGATGTCGGCTACCTCTCCAACAAGGCCGTGTTCTCCGTCCTGAACACAGGGGGCTTCCTGGGCCCATTTGCCAACTATGTCCGCGCCGTGTGCAGGTTCCTGGGGCTCCTCACGTTTGTCACCAGCGTGAGTCTCCTGCCGGCCGTCAGCTCGGAGCGCTGCCTGTCGGTCATCTTCCCCACCTGGTACTGGCACCGCCGGCCCAAACGCCTGTCGGCCGTGGTGTGCACCCTGctctggaccctgtcgctcctgGTCACCGGCATCCACAACTACTTTTGTGTGTTCCTGGGCCGCCAGGCCTCCCGGCTGGCCTGCAGGCACATGGACACCTTCCTGGGCATCCTGCTTTTCCTGGTCTTCTGCCCGCTCATGGTGCTGCCCTGCCTGGCACTCGTCCTGCACGTGGAATGCCGGGCCCGGCGGCGCCAGCGCTCCGCCAAGCTCAACCACGTCATCCTGGCCATGGTCTCGGTCTTCCTGGTGTCTTCCATCTACTTAGGCATTGACTGGTTCCTCTTCTGGGTCTTCCAGATCCCGGCCCCCTTCCCCGAGTACGTCACCGACCTGTGCATCTGTATCAACAGCGGCGCCAAGCCCGTCATCTACTTCCTGGCCGGGAGGGACAAGTCGCAGCGGCTCTGGGAGCCCCTCAGGGTGGTCTTCCAGCGGGCCCTGCGAGACGGCGCCGAGCTGGGAGAGCCCGGGGGCGGCACCCCCAACACGGTCACCATGGAGATGCAGCGCCCCTCCGGAAATGCCTCCTGA